The nucleotide window CCCCAGCTCTTTCAGCTCTTCGTCACTACCGAAAAAGTTCGAGACGATAGTAGCCGGCTTGCCATTCCGCTTATCAAGTTCCACCCGTAATGGCTCCGGCTGCTTTTTCACAACCGGGGTTACCAGCCCCTCCTCCGGCACATTTTCGCCTTCGGGCAACACCTCTTTCAATCCACTGAGTTTATCTTTCCAATCCATTATGCCGCTTTAATATTGATATACAGATAATGTGAATCTGAAGTTGAAAATAATTACTAAACATCTCATCATCAACTTGACCGTAGGTCATACATATCAATAGAAAATGTAATTCCTGCATTAATGCAACCCCGTATGTGGTTGAACTTTGGTACAATATTTTTTTTCTATTGATATCTAAGTCCTAACGGACTATTTTCAACTTCTGATTCGCACAGACAATTGACCTGTTTTGTTATTTCAATTGAGGTTTCACCAACGACCAATGCGTCTGCACAATTTTCCACTCTCCAGTTTCCTCCCGACGATATACTTCGGTACAGTTCCATCTGTGCACCGTTTCATTTACATATCCTTCGAAATTGAACGTAAGCACAGCCATCGAGTCGGTAGCCTGCACATGCGGGTTCAGTAACTCGTACCGATCCATATACACCTGCCCTCTGATGCTGTCATACAAAGCCCTTAACTCGTCAATTCCGTCCAACCGTTTTTCAACGAAAGGATCAAAATAAACCACATCCGGGGCCGAAATATCCAGAAAACCGTCCGGATTTCCATTCCCCCATTGGTCGAGAGCTGCTTTTTCCATTGCAATAATGTGTGCAGCTACTTCCTCCTCATTTTTTTGTGCTTTTGTAGCAACTGTCGCCTTGATGTCATCCTGATTTTTCATCTGTAAATAATTTAGATTTTAAATGAAAATCACATTCTACGTTAGCTGATGTCCATTAAATCTCACGGACATTTTAAACTACAAAAATACAAATTATTTGTGCCGAAATTGAATTGAGAATCAGGAAAGCTAATTAACAATCACGACCGCACCTTAAAAACGCGCCAACCAAATGAGGTATACAATGTTTCCCTAAGTTCACCCAAAGCAAATCCCAGCTCTCTGAGTTAATTTGCAAGGTTTGGGAGTAGCGCCATCCAATTATAAACTCATATTAAAACAGACCTCTATCTTTCTCCTTCGATTATTGTTTCTTTTGCAGCCAGGCCGGTTTCCAGCTTATTCCTAACTCAAAAGCTAAAGCATTAGCATTGGTATTGCGGCTTTTACCTGCCATAGAGTTAATTTTACGGTCGTTATT belongs to Paludibacter jiangxiensis and includes:
- a CDS encoding translation initiation factor encodes the protein MDWKDKLSGLKEVLPEGENVPEEGLVTPVVKKQPEPLRVELDKRNGKPATIVSNFFGSDEELKELGKTLKVKCGAGGSARDGEILVQGDFRVKIGEMLLAMGYKVKKINFK
- a CDS encoding YybH family protein, translated to MKNQDDIKATVATKAQKNEEEVAAHIIAMEKAALDQWGNGNPDGFLDISAPDVVYFDPFVEKRLDGIDELRALYDSIRGQVYMDRYELLNPHVQATDSMAVLTFNFEGYVNETVHRWNCTEVYRREETGEWKIVQTHWSLVKPQLK